A segment of the ANME-2 cluster archaeon genome:
GCATCTCCGCAGATGATGATGTTACCTTCAACCGTTTTGGGTGGTGCACCCCCAACCGGTACGATGCCACTGATCACTGCCGTTATACTGCTGCCTTCCAGCATGGGCGCAGCTCTCGGGTGCTCGTACATGAACCGGTGCAGGTAATCCTGTGTGGAAACACCTGGCTCGCATAACGGCTGTCTGACACCCACACCTATATTGGCAGCATCGCCGCCTTCGCTGATGATCCAGGCGTACCCGCCGGGTGCATAGTCACGTCCGAAGTACATTTCGACCGCATCCCTGTCAATATCCACCCCGGTAAGTTCGTACTCCAGTGACACTGCCCGGCCCATATCATCGCTGCGCTCGATAAGACCGGCAGTCTTCGCAACCATTGAAATGGGGCCGTCCGCACCGATTATGACCTTAGCCTGGATGTTAAACTCACCCATTACTCCCCTGATGGATACATTATCCGCTTCAATAGAATCGGCACGGGTGCTCACCATCAGTTCCGCTCCTGCCTTTGCAGCTTCCCTGGCCAGGTGCTTATCGAACCTTGACCGATCCAGCACATGCGCCTTAACCCCGAACTCCTTTGGTTCCAGGTTCGGGGACAGGAACCTGTGGATACTGGTAGTGGTATGAACACAGCTTGATGGGATGTCCCCGAGTGTGGATGGAAGTTCGGCACCAGGCAAAAGTTCCCCGAGTTCCTCATGATCAGGCAGGAACCCGCCGCACTGGATGGGAGAGCCGAGGTCTTTCTTTTTGTCTATCAGCAGTACACTGGCACCGGAGCGGGCCGCATACATGGCAGCAGTGGAGCCTGCGGGTCCGGCACCGATTACTATTATGTCATAGGATTCTTCCGGGGTCATGGTGTTTGTCTCGTATCCTTCTTAACTGAAAATACAGTTACCGATTTATGAGTTACAATAGAGAAAATAGACTTAAACATGACTATTATGTCTGAGAATAGAAGGTTAACCCATATTCAAAATAAGTCCAATATAACGGACTTATATTAGTATAATTAGTCCATTGAATGAGAGTTATTTTAGATTTTATATCTATTATACCCGACATATTTAATGCAAATAACTATAACATATTCGACATATGTATGGCAAACAATTCTATTATACAAGACATCTTTCAAAAAAATAACTCTATCATATCAGACATATTTATGAAAAATAACTCTATTATATTGGAGTAATGGTCGAACCTGATATAAA
Coding sequences within it:
- a CDS encoding geranylgeranyl reductase family protein, producing the protein MTPEESYDIIVIGAGPAGSTAAMYAARSGASVLLIDKKKDLGSPIQCGGFLPDHEELGELLPGAELPSTLGDIPSSCVHTTTSIHRFLSPNLEPKEFGVKAHVLDRSRFDKHLAREAAKAGAELMVSTRADSIEADNVSIRGVMGEFNIQAKVIIGADGPISMVAKTAGLIERSDDMGRAVSLEYELTGVDIDRDAVEMYFGRDYAPGGYAWIISEGGDAANIGVGVRQPLCEPGVSTQDYLHRFMYEHPRAAPMLEGSSITAVISGIVPVGGAPPKTVEGNIIICGDAAGHLIATNGGGIPTAMVGGKIAGETAADAVAGKCQLAEYENRWREQMGLEIKTSVYVKKLMDGLMRSDPMMSTAMKLLTPDQMKALQRGRLPEPVKKMLKTLNTGIR